In the genome of Paramisgurnus dabryanus chromosome 16, PD_genome_1.1, whole genome shotgun sequence, the window aattcgataacgataattttaccgatataaacttttccgataaaacgataagggaagttcgataagtgatcgataatgtttacgcactgtgcgtaatgttgcgcgagcacttccggatgcggcacgcgctcttggtttacaatcacagtgttagttagacttgaaggagtggaagatgaggcaagttattcatttattagtagagacctatgattttcgccatgcggataacgcggacggaatcacggaatccaaatgcgcggaaacattttcttgtgtgtaatgttggacgcgcaaacagggttcgtcaaacacagcagacacaataGGTGCAGTATACGGTAGCctactttcattcagcgtccgccttgcgtccgcacagctttaaaagtatatttacaggacattcacaaattcaggaaactgaggaaaagcagcagatccaccactgcagtgaacatagtgtttgcgtatgtgcgctcccacagcaacgtgacactcttgacatccatttatcagcgtgtatagctcgtatatgtataacacacgcgtgatcactgaactaagttttctttcttgtttaagtgaacataaacagctgttactcagtatattgaaacttaaagcagtctgtcttgggtcttaaagtgacagtagtctgctgcttttgtgtcagaaatgtgttgatttcataacaaatagatttacatttaatacagatgcattaaaacaagattttagtatttgtatttgtcatgttctgaataaaaagtagtttaaaaccattattaactgtctgttttttacaattttcattcaggagcaaaaatctgcctttaaatttgacaggagtaaagatttgttatttatcatgataattatcgatatcgactgatatggaaaacattttctcgataatttttttggtcatatcgcccagccctaggtgctctttaaaaaaatctgctgGCCAGCAGCAATTTTTAAGCACAAACTGTGCATTGATCCAGGAAAGAAGCCCTCCATCAGCCCACAGGTAGCAGTTCAAGAGCAAGTAAGCCTGTTTTCCTCTCTATGGATAGACCATTGTAAACTGCTGCTTTCTTTCCTTCCTACTCCTCTGGTGGGTCACGTGAATAAAAACAATCAATGGGGTGTTCAGGTTGTATCCGGCTGGCTCTGGAGCTGGTCTAGTTGAGAGGTGGATATTTTATGACCCATTTAAATGGTTTAATAATTTTAACCTGGCAGGCTCTACATCACATTATGTTCTTCCTTTTATTTTACCCTGTTAAAAGTTATTAACacattaaatgtttaaaagaaaattattttctgtatttggtgaaatgcaatgtatttgcatggtttatggttccaaaaatgtactttttccaCAATGTACATTActgttgctcctctatgccaCACCTTTCTGAAATGCGTcaatttgtacaaagctcattgttCTCTCAATTGGTcagctatccagtgcgttgtgattggctgaaaaCCTCAAgcacataaacagaaatatgACACTCTTTACCATATTTGGAAGATAAGTTCCCATCCCATCGGCATTCAAAATGACTATTGTTGCCCTACAATcaaaatggggggggggggggggttggttGAAAGAATTATTTCTTCACTTTTATAAAGAAGATCTCTTTGGGTTTGAAACTTTAATAATTGCAACTTTACACATCTTCTATATGCACACAGCTTTTGGCAGTCTTATTGTATGTCCCTTCAAGTTCCTAGTTTTCAGAACTCTGTACTTGTTCGGagagacaaaaaaattattgtacAGTAACATTCATCCATTAGCAATAAACCATTAATAGTTTGAAGGCTTAAGTGTACTCCATGGTAAACTTACATAGATTACAGTGACgttgtttttaaatgcatttaaaattatgATTACTCTTATATAAATTTATCACATCAGGATCGGTAGTATTGGCAGAGGAGCAGTATTTCCTGAATTCCAGTGCCACCACATGGGATGAAGCAAGGGACCACTGTCAGGCCTGTTTCAAGGATCTGGCAACCATCACTTATAGGAATATCCACCTCATTTTGCAGAACCTCAATTCAGAATACTGGATTGGACTTCGCAGGAGATTCAATGACTCCAAACCATGGTCTAGATGGTCTAATGGGGACTATGTTACATATCAAAACTGGTATCCTGGCCATCCTGTAAGGGTCAAAACATGTTCTTCAACTACAACCAGCACCTTAGATATTGTTCTGACAAGTAACAGCCCAGTTTCTGTTTTAATCAGTACCCCAGTGAGTGATTCGACCAGTACCCCAGTGACTGATTCCACTAGTACCCCAGTGACTGATTCAACCAGTTTCACCCTGGTGACTGATTCAACCAGTAACCCAATAAACGATTTGACCAATACCCCAGTGAATGATTTAACCAGTACCAGTACAAATACCACCTTAGTGACTGATTCAACCAGTACCCCAGTGAGTGATTCAAGCAGTACCTCAAGGACTGATTCAACCAGTATCACCCTGGTGACTGATTCAGCCAGTACCCCAGTGACTGATTCAGCCACTACCCCAGTGACTGATTCAACCAGTACCCCAGTGACTGATTCAACCAGTACCCTAGTGACTGATTCAACCAGTACCCCAATAAACGATTTGACCAATAACCCAGTGAATGATTTAACCAGTACCAATACCACCTTAGTGACTGATTCAAGCAGTACCCAAGTGAGTGATTCAACCAGTATCACCCTGGTGACTGATTCAACCAGTACCCCAGTGAGTGATTCAACCAGTACCCCAATAAACGATTTGACCAATAACCCAGTGAATGATTTAACCAGTACCAGTACCAATACCACCTTAGTGACTGATTCAACCAGTACTTATTCAAGCAGTACCCCAGTAACTGATTCCAGCAGGACCCCAGTGAGTGATTCAACCAGTATCACCCTGGTGACTGATTCAACCAGTACCCCAGTGACTGATTCAAGCAGTACCCCAGTGAGTGATTCAACCAGTATCACCCTGGAGACTGATTCAACCAGTACCTCAGTGACTGATTCAAATAGTATCAGCCTGATGACTGATTCAACCAGAGCCCCAGTGAATGATTCAACcagtaccaccccagtgactgATTTAACCAGTACCCCAATGAATGATTCAACTAGTATCACCCCATTGAATGATTCAACCAATACCACCTTAGTGACTGATTCAACCAGTACCCCGGTGACTGATTCAGCCAGTACCGAAGTGACTGATTCAACCAGTACCCCAGTGACTGATTCAACCAGTACCGAAGTGACTGATTCAACCAGTACCCCAGTGAGTGATTCAACCAGTACCCCAATAAACGATTTGACCAATAACCCAGTGAATGATTTAACCAGTACCAGTACCAATACCACCTTAGTGACTGATTCAACCAGTACCCTAGTGACTTATTCTTCCAGTACCCCGGTGACTGATTCAGCCAGTACCGAAGTGACTGATTCAACCAGTACCCCAGTGAGTGATTCAACCAGTATCACCCTGGTGACTGATTCAACCAGTACCCTAGTGACTTATTCTTCCAGTACCCCGGTGACTGATTCAGCCAGTACCGAAGTGACTGATTCAACCAGTACCCCAGTGACTGATTCAACCAGTACCGAAGTGACTGATTCAACCAGTACCGAAGTGACTGATTCAACCAGTACCGAAGTGACTGATTCAACCAGTACCCCAGTGACTGATTCAACCAGTACCGAAGTGACTGATTCAACCAGTACCCCAGTGAACGATTCAACCAGTACCACCCCACTGAATGATTCAAACGGTACAACCTTAATGACTGCTCCAAACAGTTCAACCCCAATGAGCTCAACCACATCACATATTAGCAGTACAGAAGATCAGCGCTCCCTACTGACACAAATGCCTAATTTCCTAAATATGAAATACTCTATAAATAAAACTGGGACAATTGTCAGTTCAGCTTCTCAACCTTTATGCCACAAACTACTGCGTGTTAATATCATCCCTAGCATACAAAAAATatgtgatgatgatgaagagtATATTGAGGACGCTTGTGTGGCCTTGCTCATTTATGGCATGTGGATAGAAAGAAATTGCAATGAAAACATTCCCTTTATCTGTTATGAAGGTAAGAAATGATTGTTTTAGAACTCAATATTACAATGCTAAACTTATTGCAACTACATGTGAAATGTACTGTACAATTATTTTTGAGTCATTGAGAAATAAGGATGTATGGGATAACAGAAAATCTTTTTTAATTATGTCATTGGTCATTATATAATCATCCTCCTGTAGTTGTGCAATCAATATGCTATCAGCATGATTACTTATGGGTTTAACTTATTGCACCTGTCTTGGATCTGTCTGTAGAGCGTTTTATGGGTGAAATACACATTTCCAATGTGACAAAAACTGAGGGTTACCTATCCTGGAGTCCAGCACCAGGGGAGATTACCCACTACAGAGTGGAAGTTACAGCAGACCTAAACCAGACTTTTAATTCAAATGAGACAGGCCTGTCTAAACAATTATTGAACCTTAAAGAAGCAACTCGATATGATGTTCAGGTCTTCCCAGTGAAATGTGGCAGGGATCTCAACCCTCAGAATATTTCTTTCTATACCAGTAAGTAGACCTGGACTCGGTGTGTTTTATTGCGTTATTTTAAAGGCGCAAAAACTAAGCTTTGATAGTTAAAGCTGCAATCTATACTTTTTTATTAGTTAAATATGACCAAAAACCCTGGTTCACAATATGAGGCTTATATTATAATTTAAGTGGCCGGGTCTGTTTTCACGGCAAATGCGAGTTTGAAAAAGTCCTTAATCTCTACGTGATTACATCACATCCGTAAATCtctaaattatttttgtttttaaacaataaaatctcAATCTGCGGAAAGCCTCTTGTTTAAAAGGGAACACAACAGAGCTTGTGCCTAAAAAATATGAATGGATTAAAAAATTGAGTTGCGTCACTTGTTCCCGCTCACCACGCTTGTCAGCGGGACACAACATttcagacttttaaaaataaatatgaagccagacattttttattttattatagaaAACAGGACACACAAATGGAACACTTCAGACTTGTGGACCTCCACAGAGTCCACACTTGGATGACATCATggagtgcagaccttagggacccttgaagGGAGTCCAAGAGGGCGCActggagtcgtattttgggacagactcgagcttCAGGCCgaaaataggaagagaagttgcacATCAGTGTGAAATCCTCcattccgtcgtctgattggtccgattgctctttcgcaaggacttctgggttggtagagtgcgtgaagcctgctgcagtgcgggcttcgccgaAGAGCGCAACAAGGGTTCacagggggcgctgatgagcacacttcggagcGTAAAagtgacagatgggacaccctaagAACTCGTAGACTAAACGAGCACTCGCAATTTAAATCcacaagaccgaaagtccacatgaagtgtgctatttgggacagggccttcaCCCAATTACTCCGCAAATAAGTGAAAGTTTATGTTtaaaacagagatggcgatagagaggcaaaagttacagattgcagctttaagcgaatgtatttatataaatatttttgaaaatgaaattaattgCACACTTGTgtttacatacatttatttacagttGACATTTCCAAGTGTCATCACTAATAAGCATAATGATGCACAATCTTTTTCTTTTAGTCCCATCTGGTGTTTATAATCTGAATGTAATGAAGGTGACAAATAAAAGCGTCGAACTGAGCTGGGATCACTCAGGAGGATATGATATATATTCAGTAAATGTGTCAGATGTATCCAAACTACATAATGCAAATGAAAGTACAATTGTGATATCAGATCTTACACCAGCGAAAATGTATAATTTCACAGTTACTGCTATAGTTAATGGTACTACAGAAAGTGTGTCAGAGAGCGTTTCCACCTACACCAGTAAGTACAGACAGTCAACACTACATCATAAAACATACTTTACATTTATCTAAAAAACGTATGTGTGTAATGCTTTTAATAGGCTAATGACTTGGGGCTTTTTTGTATTTCAGAGCCTTCACCTGTCCTGAATCTAAAATCAGCAGATAAATATGATACAGTCATAAATGCTTTCTGGACAAAACCCAGTGAAATCCTTTCGGGTTACCGTGTTTGTCTTAatgaaaacaatatattttGCAGTAATTGCAGTGACTGTGAGGAGTGCAGTGAGTGTGTAAACTGTACTAACACAAACTCAACAGCTGCATGGATAAACTTTACAGGTAAAACTCCTGACACAAAATATATTCTGTGTGTGGCTTCACTAACAAACAACAATGAAGTACAAGGAGAAATGGTTCAAATTGATGCATACACATGTGAGTATCACTGGTTTAGATCTGTTAAATAAGATCTTAATCTGTTTTTCTGCATTCAACTGTACTGAGTTTATGATGCAATGACTAAATAGTAGTGTTGTAGTGGGTTCAAGTTGAAATGTTCTCTTTTATTCTAGACGACATgggcagtgactgtaacatcaaACATATTTAACTGTATTAAACACAGTTATTAtgattttaaaagatttaaagattttaaaaagaatacAAAGAATGACcttctcagctaccgtagttgcaactatTGCATCATCAGAACATGGGGCGccattttaacgatctaagcgcattgtctaaagcgcacagagCAACGTGTAAATGGGCGTGTCCCAATCTACTTTTGCTAATTTCACGTCGGGAAAAATGGTGTGTGCGCCGAgtgcatggtcgaaaagggttggtcctatttttttaatgagtaatgggagtattttgggcgtaacgtgcaataaaccaatgagagtatCAGCTcgcatcccctttaaaagccatttgcgctggcgctatgtctaatccctatttagatgacagactttgtaaactgaaaaactaagcggaggaaaaagatccccagtttaagattaatgttaaataattgtgttgtttttcacttgtattgaaattgttattttttatttaaaccctTAATacctgttttcttttagtcatggaagtaaaaaagcaggcttttatttgctgtaaatgtatggctatctaatatcataaaaaaataatttacaagtatatgtaggaaaaggtttgtactttaaaaatactttatttgtaacaaacaggagataaagaatttacaaacgtgcggagggccgtttcagcacttgcacagcgtcagtttttttttaagcattacttaaaaatgtttctcatctcaccatatccacagagtcatcatatacaataaatccgtgaggtagcatttaaaaaaaaacatttaaaaacagatgcatttgtttaaagcaaagcatttatttacttaccaggctacaggtgaagcagctctttttgTCTTccaacgtctcataattagtcctcatttatgtccaagagactcaataataatcttttacattcaatcctttaatctttcatatttaaaagtgtttttgtgctaCTGCGTATTCAtctatgtgataagcaaacccgcgttgttgtcccgtttataggcgtatattactaatgcactctttaaataacaaaaacaatattgcgccattgactttagactttagaccaggtttttgttggtcaatgccgtagtctattttagttgcttcAAAATAGCAaagcgccaacaatgcgcctgaacacattttcagaccagaacgcccatgggagCAAAgggggggcgcaaatgcatttgctatttaaacaacatggcgctaaacgtgaaaatgatcattgcgcagggtggaaactagcaaaagacacttgcatcGCGCATTGACCCCATAGTGGCTGAACTTGGTATCACAGTCTAAATATTGGAAACCGAAATATTATTATTCCTCCGCCCCCTCTCGGGTTGCCAAACACATACAGAAGTGCAATTGATAATGGAAAGCATAAGTTTATCTGCTCATTTTCACGTTTGCAATGATTTTGTTGATTGCAAAAAAACTAGCTAGTGTGGATTTTTACAACAATCTGCTGCATATTTAACTCACAGCCTAACATGTTTCAGCAAAACATTATAATGTGTTAAGAAAATACATTCTGAAttgactttacacagactttaaataTACCAAATATCTTCATTGTTTACGTTTTGTTGGTTTAAATTCACAAATTGTTTACTTCCTTTAAATTCTTTGCACATAGGTCCGAAAAAAGTGGCAAATCTTTCTTTATCTTCAACTAATCAATCCATTACTGCCAACTGGAATTTTATTGAAACTTATAAAAGATTCAATGTGAGCATTAAAGCAGATTGCTGGGTTGGCACATCTAATGTCACTAACCAATCGAGTTATACTTTCAATGATCTGAGGGGAGC includes:
- the LOC135748376 gene encoding fibronectin-like; protein product: MHILWPTLLLGSVVLAEEQYFLNSSATTWDEARDHCQACFKDLATITYRNIHLILQNLNSEYWIGLRRRFNDSKPWSRWSNGDYVTYQNWYPGHPVRVKTCSSTTTSTLDIVLTSNSPVSVLISTPVSDSTSTPVTDSTSTPVTDSTSFTLVTDSTSNPINDLTNTPVNDLTSTSTNTTLVTDSTSTPVSDSSSTSRTDSTSITLVTDSASTPVTDSATTPVTDSTSTPVTDSTSTLVTDSTSTPINDLTNNPVNDLTSTNTTLVTDSSSTQVSDSTSITLVTDSTSTPVSDSTSTPINDLTNNPVNDLTSTSTNTTLVTDSTSTYSSSTPVTDSSRTPVSDSTSITLVTDSTSTPVTDSSSTPVSDSTSITLETDSTSTSVTDSNSISLMTDSTRAPVNDSTSTTPVTDLTSTPMNDSTSITPLNDSTNTTLVTDSTSTPVTDSASTEVTDSTSTPVTDSTSTEVTDSTSTPVSDSTSTPINDLTNNPVNDLTSTSTNTTLVTDSTSTLVTYSSSTPVTDSASTEVTDSTSTPVSDSTSITLVTDSTSTLVTYSSSTPVTDSASTEVTDSTSTPVTDSTSTEVTDSTSTEVTDSTSTEVTDSTSTPVTDSTSTEVTDSTSTPVNDSTSTTPLNDSNGTTLMTAPNSSTPMSSTTSHISSTEDQRSLLTQMPNFLNMKYSINKTGTIVSSASQPLCHKLLRVNIIPSIQKICDDDEEYIEDACVALLIYGMWIERNCNENIPFICYEERFMGEIHISNVTKTEGYLSWSPAPGEITHYRVEVTADLNQTFNSNETGLSKQLLNLKEATRYDVQVFPVKCGRDLNPQNISFYTIPSGVYNLNVMKVTNKSVELSWDHSGGYDIYSVNVSDVSKLHNANESTIVISDLTPAKMYNFTVTAIVNGTTESVSESVSTYTKPSPVLNLKSADKYDTVINAFWTKPSEILSGYRVCLNENNIFCSNCSDCEECSECVNCTNTNSTAAWINFTGKTPDTKYILCVASLTNNNEVQGEMVQIDAYTCPKKVANLSLSSTNQSITANWNFIETYKRFNVSIKADCWVGTSNVTNQSSYTFNDLRGAVSYTVTVITLSEKYKLESDPAERSVYTTPSAVYNLNVMKVTNESVELSWDHSGGYDFYSVNVSEVIKLHTANTNKIVIPGLTPAKMYNFTVTAIVNGATESVPEGVSTYTKPSPVMNLKSADEYETIINAFWTKPNENLSGYRFCLNENNLFCNNCSVCVNWCNTNSTDEWINFPGKTPGTKYILCVAALTNNNELQGEIVQIDAYTRPSNVANLSLTSTNHSITANWLLNEGYKSFNVSINADDWDGTSIVTNQSSYTFNELQAAESYTITVITLSKKYELESDGVEQSVYTKPSPVLNLTSADNNETIINASWTKPNEILSGYRVCLNEKNIFCSNCSACEECSECVNCIITTTTAAWINFPDKTPGTKYILCVAALTNNNEVQGEMVQIDAYTRPSKVAYLYLTSTNHSITANWLLNKGYKSFNVSIKADDWVGTTITYQTSYTFNDLQAAVSYTVTVITLSEKYKLESDPAELSLYTKPSPVLNLKSADEYDTIINAFWTKPSEILSGYRVCLNENNIFCNKCSDCNDCSECVNCIITTAEWIKFTGKTPGTKYILCVAALTNNNETQGEMVQIDAYTRPSKVADLSLSSTIHSITANWLLTEGYKSFNVSIKADGWVGTFIVTDQSSYTFNELQAAVNYTITVITLSEKNKLDSDPAKQSVYTELVSPGPATATVLDHTAINVTWGVPTELTGNSTITYNVTVHSEYWQKYDTSHLTQNRFIIFNDLKSGTKYTFSVSVVAGKNQSAPVFAYGMTVPNKTQVTFAVMCTSETSLYCSKSTTLTEIKEELENQFGNKYKDVYWKLEKIDRK